Proteins co-encoded in one Sphingobium sp. JS3065 genomic window:
- a CDS encoding ParB/RepB/Spo0J family partition protein — protein MIQSVKVKNLSLSKDNVRKSNRDADLDSLADNIAAHGLLQNLVVAPLKKAGHFTVKAGGRRLRALQRLIDSGRLAGDHEVQVLVLEDDAGSAEASLAENFHRVAMNPADECSAFKHFLDRGASGEDVAKRFGVTTRFVEQRVRLAELAPVVFAALAAGEITLGVAQAYAVTPDVDRQARVFESMSRSYYGDNPDNVRRALLNGTVKATDAKARFVGRDAYIGAGGRIERDLFGDDADESWIDVEIIEQLAAQKLEAAAQALAAEQKLAFVTPVLATHVPYDMECQLHEYHPALRELSEDEQDRVDSLSDEGDALIRELETELEDGTPEAEAASVRLADIERELDAIEAARTMVDDAVKDQLGTFIYLAPDGTPRVHNRMFSERAIRQTGEDGEPETPSGKVAASRLSATLIDELATQRRQILAAHVASDAGFALDLTIFLMAHRTVFASSYVRDHSTLQAAAASFPIVSFRDEGSAASNVLTEQRQALDVSWAGGNTLSSRFDAFRQLDEQARADWLAHVMAQTLEPTLNVDDGGRRNGFHDHLGRLLDIDVAQWWRPDAQNFFGRVKKDVMLEALEEIGGPVLRGRYKDAKKGDLANACAALCSGQGIVEAEVREKALCWLPDEMRFGAMEKPESFRSYSAFLSDEDDCKGGGGESAPDGDGDDLDQAA, from the coding sequence ATGATTCAGTCCGTGAAGGTCAAGAACCTCTCGCTCTCGAAGGACAATGTCCGCAAATCCAATCGCGATGCCGACCTCGACAGCCTGGCCGACAATATCGCCGCCCATGGCTTGTTGCAGAATCTCGTGGTCGCGCCGCTCAAGAAGGCAGGACATTTCACTGTCAAGGCGGGTGGCCGCCGGTTGCGGGCGCTCCAGCGCCTGATCGATTCAGGTCGGCTTGCCGGGGACCATGAGGTCCAGGTGCTGGTGCTCGAGGATGATGCCGGATCGGCCGAAGCGAGCCTTGCAGAGAATTTCCACCGCGTTGCGATGAACCCGGCGGATGAGTGCTCGGCCTTCAAGCATTTCCTCGACCGGGGCGCGAGCGGCGAGGATGTGGCGAAGCGCTTCGGGGTCACGACCCGCTTCGTCGAGCAGCGGGTCCGGCTTGCCGAACTGGCTCCCGTCGTCTTCGCGGCGCTCGCCGCAGGCGAGATCACACTCGGGGTCGCGCAGGCTTATGCCGTCACGCCCGATGTTGACCGCCAGGCACGTGTGTTCGAGAGCATGAGCCGGTCCTATTATGGTGACAATCCCGACAATGTCCGCCGTGCGCTTCTCAACGGGACGGTCAAGGCGACCGACGCGAAGGCGCGGTTTGTCGGTCGCGACGCCTATATCGGTGCGGGCGGCCGGATCGAGCGCGACCTGTTCGGCGATGATGCAGACGAGAGCTGGATCGACGTGGAGATCATCGAGCAGCTTGCCGCCCAGAAGCTCGAAGCAGCGGCACAAGCACTCGCCGCAGAGCAGAAGCTGGCATTCGTGACGCCGGTCCTCGCGACGCATGTGCCCTATGACATGGAGTGCCAGCTCCACGAATATCATCCAGCGCTGCGCGAATTGAGCGAGGACGAGCAGGATCGCGTCGACAGTCTTTCCGATGAGGGCGATGCGCTCATCCGCGAACTGGAAACCGAACTTGAGGACGGCACACCCGAGGCCGAAGCGGCTTCGGTGCGGCTCGCCGACATCGAGCGGGAACTCGATGCGATCGAGGCGGCGCGCACGATGGTCGACGATGCGGTCAAGGACCAGCTGGGCACCTTCATCTATCTTGCCCCTGACGGCACCCCGCGGGTGCACAACCGCATGTTCAGCGAGCGCGCCATTCGTCAGACGGGCGAGGACGGCGAACCCGAGACGCCGTCCGGCAAGGTCGCTGCCTCCCGGCTTAGCGCGACGCTGATCGATGAACTTGCGACCCAGCGGCGGCAGATCCTGGCGGCCCATGTCGCCTCGGATGCTGGGTTCGCGCTCGATCTCACGATATTCCTGATGGCGCACCGGACGGTGTTCGCCAGCAGCTATGTTCGTGACCACTCGACGCTGCAGGCGGCCGCCGCGAGCTTCCCGATCGTCAGCTTCCGCGATGAAGGTAGCGCGGCGAGCAATGTCCTGACCGAACAGCGCCAGGCGCTCGATGTGAGCTGGGCCGGCGGGAACACGCTGTCGTCGCGTTTTGATGCCTTCCGGCAACTGGATGAACAGGCGCGCGCCGATTGGCTCGCTCATGTCATGGCGCAGACGCTCGAACCGACGCTCAACGTCGACGATGGCGGTCGGCGCAACGGCTTTCACGATCATCTCGGACGGCTGCTCGACATTGATGTCGCGCAATGGTGGCGGCCCGATGCCCAGAACTTTTTCGGGCGCGTGAAGAAGGACGTCATGCTCGAAGCGCTTGAAGAGATCGGCGGGCCGGTGCTGCGCGGCCGCTACAAGGACGCCAAGAAGGGTGACCTGGCCAATGCCTGCGCTGCGCTCTGTTCGGGGCAGGGCATCGTCGAGGCCGAAGTCCGGGAAAAGGCGCTCTGCTGGCTGCCCGACGAGATGCGGTTCGGCGCGATGGAAAAGCCCGAAAGCTTCCGCAGCTATTCCGCCTTCCTCAGCGATGAGGATGATTGCAAGGGTGGGGGAGGGGAGAGCGCCCCCGATGGCGATGGTGACGATCTCGACCAGGCGGCCTGA
- a CDS encoding site-specific integrase: MLKLHDELITELSNSLTTQNYNPVVVANHRLYARAFLDYLAECDIQVETVTPQQVDQYFGYAVQDFEIQYGRPPSARWHMLPRTAIAKLLRLAQGNWPPDAEMIGPDDEHRHEICREYEAWLREERGLASASIAALMWEARNFLRWQFDRAGAASLETLSIVDIDLYMDMRAPGLRRKSLADVAERLRSVVRHLHRTGRIPTDLTPHIIGPMLYAYEDVPSTLERSQIAAVLATTQEDRSPRGLRDYAILQLLATYGLREGEICRLRLDDVDWRAESLRICHTKTNAYSYMPLMVTVGEALLDYLRLGRPQVEVREIFVRSCAPYIAMTNLYGMIRGRLAAAGVVPAGKRGPHVFRHARAVEMLRASVPQKIIGDVLGHRSTESTNTYLKLATDDLRAVALEVPGMEVLS; the protein is encoded by the coding sequence ATGTTGAAGTTGCATGACGAGTTGATCACCGAACTCTCGAATTCGCTCACCACACAGAATTACAATCCCGTGGTCGTGGCGAACCACCGTCTCTACGCCCGCGCGTTTCTCGATTATCTGGCCGAGTGCGATATACAGGTCGAGACTGTGACGCCGCAGCAGGTCGATCAGTATTTTGGCTATGCGGTTCAGGATTTTGAGATCCAGTACGGTCGGCCTCCCAGTGCGCGTTGGCACATGTTGCCCCGCACCGCGATCGCCAAGCTCCTCCGGCTTGCTCAAGGCAATTGGCCCCCGGACGCAGAAATGATCGGTCCCGATGACGAGCATCGACATGAAATTTGCCGCGAATACGAGGCATGGCTGCGCGAGGAGCGCGGTTTGGCAAGCGCGTCCATTGCGGCGCTGATGTGGGAGGCGCGAAACTTCCTGCGATGGCAGTTCGACCGGGCCGGTGCCGCCAGCCTCGAAACGTTGAGCATCGTGGACATCGATCTCTACATGGACATGCGCGCGCCTGGTTTACGGCGCAAATCATTGGCCGATGTCGCTGAGCGTCTCCGTTCGGTGGTTCGCCATCTGCATCGGACGGGTCGCATCCCGACCGATCTGACGCCACACATCATCGGCCCCATGCTCTATGCCTACGAAGATGTGCCGTCGACGCTGGAAAGGAGCCAAATCGCCGCGGTTCTGGCGACAACGCAGGAGGACAGATCGCCACGCGGACTACGCGATTATGCGATACTTCAGCTGCTTGCCACGTATGGGCTGCGCGAAGGTGAGATATGCCGCCTTCGGCTCGATGACGTGGACTGGCGCGCAGAATCCCTCCGGATCTGCCACACCAAGACCAACGCGTACTCGTACATGCCGCTAATGGTGACTGTTGGTGAAGCGCTGCTGGATTATCTGCGCCTTGGGCGGCCCCAGGTTGAAGTGCGGGAAATCTTCGTCCGATCCTGCGCACCCTATATCGCAATGACGAACCTGTACGGCATGATCCGCGGTCGGTTGGCCGCCGCAGGCGTAGTGCCAGCAGGAAAGCGGGGGCCGCATGTCTTCCGCCACGCACGTGCGGTCGAAATGCTGCGGGCATCGGTCCCGCAAAAGATCATCGGCGACGTGCTCGGGCATCGATCCACCGAATCCACCAATACTTATCTCAAACTGGCAACAGATGATCTCCGAGCCGTGGCACTCGAGGTGCCTGGAATGGAGGTGCTGTCATGA
- a CDS encoding strawberry notch C-terminal domain-containing protein, translating into MKLPSLIPAIAADLARGDCAVVQLVSTSEAMLDRALADLSPEERAWLDIELSPREFLVDYLTAAFPVRQMRTYTDDSGTVRSEPMIDEAGQPVLCREAIAMRDQLLEQLCALPVIGSALDHIIGHFGTEAVAEVTGRSRRIIVDAEGRQRIERRSARTNLAETDSFMRGEKRILIFSDAGGTGRSYHASLDVPNQSRRIHYLLEPAWRADAAIQGLGRTHRTHQACPPLFRPVSTDCRGERRFISTIARRLDSLGALTRGQRQTGGQGLFDPRDNLESDFARESLDQWFRLLFQGKLQSVCFDQFQALTGLNLAGEGGGLAETLPTIQRWLNRILALRIALQNAIFDEYLGLIEARVEKAREAGTLDLGVETITADRISILDRTVIRRDPVSGAETEILRIETEERYRPLTLERAHWLLADPEVRRLINPRSGKAAICRPTFSLTDEEGRTVRRYELVRPTRTERHRQDLFAETHWTEAGRASFDEAWQAECDAMATQTRTQIIYLVTGLLLPVWGKLPDDHVQVWRLTSDDGQSLLGRLIAAPVVERIASAFGIAAHVQIDPGVRVEHVRTSGEIMPIGSFRLKRALVAGDHRLELLDWEPEALPHLKAAGCFTEIIQHRTRLFVPSSRAVEILDGLAG; encoded by the coding sequence ATGAAGCTGCCGTCGTTGATCCCGGCGATTGCCGCCGATCTCGCGCGCGGCGACTGCGCCGTCGTCCAGCTCGTGTCGACCTCGGAAGCGATGCTCGATCGTGCGCTTGCCGACCTGTCCCCCGAGGAACGCGCCTGGCTCGACATCGAGCTGTCCCCGCGCGAATTCCTGGTCGACTACCTAACAGCGGCCTTTCCGGTGCGCCAGATGCGCACCTATACCGACGATAGCGGCACGGTACGTTCCGAGCCGATGATAGACGAGGCGGGGCAGCCCGTGTTGTGCCGGGAAGCGATCGCCATGCGAGACCAGCTCCTCGAGCAGCTTTGTGCGCTACCAGTGATCGGCTCGGCGCTCGATCATATCATTGGGCATTTCGGGACGGAAGCGGTGGCCGAGGTGACGGGCCGCAGCCGGCGGATCATCGTCGATGCCGAGGGCCGTCAGCGGATCGAACGGCGCAGCGCGCGCACGAACCTCGCGGAGACCGACAGCTTTATGCGCGGCGAAAAGCGCATCCTGATCTTTTCCGACGCCGGCGGCACGGGGCGGAGCTATCATGCCAGCCTCGACGTGCCCAATCAGAGCCGCCGCATTCACTATCTGCTCGAGCCCGCTTGGCGCGCCGACGCGGCGATCCAGGGACTGGGCCGCACGCACCGCACCCACCAAGCCTGCCCGCCCCTGTTTCGACCCGTTTCCACTGATTGCCGCGGCGAACGGCGGTTCATCTCGACGATTGCCCGGCGCCTCGACAGCCTCGGCGCGCTAACCCGCGGTCAGCGCCAGACCGGTGGACAGGGACTTTTCGACCCCCGCGACAATCTGGAGTCCGATTTTGCACGGGAATCGCTGGACCAATGGTTTCGCCTGCTGTTCCAAGGCAAGCTCCAGTCGGTGTGCTTCGATCAGTTCCAAGCGCTCACCGGGCTGAACTTGGCGGGCGAGGGTGGTGGGCTCGCCGAGACCCTGCCCACGATCCAGCGGTGGTTGAACCGCATACTTGCGTTGCGCATCGCACTGCAGAACGCGATATTCGACGAATATTTGGGCTTGATCGAAGCCCGGGTGGAAAAGGCGCGCGAGGCCGGCACCCTGGATCTTGGCGTCGAGACGATCACCGCTGATCGCATTTCGATCCTCGACCGTACGGTGATCCGGCGCGATCCCGTGAGCGGCGCCGAAACGGAAATCCTGCGCATCGAGACCGAGGAGCGATATCGGCCGCTGACCCTGGAGCGCGCGCATTGGCTTCTGGCCGACCCGGAAGTGCGCCGATTGATCAACCCGCGTTCCGGTAAGGCCGCCATTTGCCGCCCGACCTTTTCGCTAACCGATGAAGAGGGGCGAACCGTGCGCCGCTATGAGCTGGTGCGGCCGACGCGCACCGAACGGCACCGGCAGGACCTCTTCGCCGAAACCCATTGGACCGAGGCGGGCCGCGCGAGCTTCGACGAAGCCTGGCAGGCCGAATGCGACGCGATGGCCACGCAGACGCGCACGCAGATCATCTATCTGGTCACCGGCCTGCTGCTCCCGGTCTGGGGCAAGTTACCCGACGATCATGTCCAGGTCTGGCGGCTGACGAGCGATGACGGCCAGTCGCTTCTCGGGCGTCTTATTGCGGCGCCGGTTGTGGAGCGGATCGCCAGCGCATTCGGCATCGCCGCCCATGTCCAGATCGACCCAGGCGTGCGCGTCGAGCACGTTCGCACCTCGGGCGAGATCATGCCGATCGGGTCGTTTCGGCTGAAGCGGGCCTTGGTCGCCGGCGACCATCGCCTCGAATTGCTCGACTGGGAGCCTGAGGCGCTGCCTCATCTCAAGGCGGCGGGCTGCTTCACTGAGATCATCCAGCACCGCACGCGGCTGTTCGTTCCCTCGAGCCGCGCAGTCGAGATCCTGGACGGACTCGCAGGCTGA